The Hyphomonas sediminis genome contains the following window.
GTGGGCGCGGGGCGCGGCATTCCTGCGCGTCCTGCCCCCCTGTTCGCTCAGGCCGTTACCGCCGTTCCGCCCCTGTGACAACAGGGGACTTGCGAGGCAAAAGCCCACAGCGCAACTGTCAGGCATGACGATTGACACCGACACCGCCGACTTCACCGCACGTAAAGCCAGGGCAAGCGCCTGGTTTCGCGCCCTCCAGGAAGACATTATCGCCCGCTTCGAAGCCATTGAAGACGCCGCCCAGCCCCCGCTATATCGCGGCGCTGCCGGGCGATTCGAGCTGAAAGAGTGGCGCCGGGGCGATGGCAGCGAAGACCTTGGCGGGGGCCGGATGGGCCTGATGCGCGGCAAGGTGTTTGAAAAGGTGGGCGTGCACTTCTCCGAAGTGTTCGGCACCTTCTCCGAGGCGTTTGCTGCCCAGATTCCGGGCGCCGACAAATCCGATGGCCGCTTCTGGGCGAGCGGCATCTCGCTGATTGCGCACCCGGCGAACCCGCGCGTGCCAGCCGCGCACATGAATACGCGCATGCTGGTGACCAGCGAAGCCTGGTTTGGCGGCGGCGGCGACCTGACCCCCCTGCTCGCCTATCAGCGCGACGAATCCTTCGCCGATACGGTCGATTTCCACGCCGCCATGAAAGCGGCCTGCGACACCCATCCGGGCGCCGATTACGCCCATATGAAAGAGTATTGCGACACCTACTTCCACCTGCCCCACCGCCATGAACCGCGCGGGACCGGCGGCATCTTCTATGACCGGTTCAATACCGGCGACTGGGAACAGGACTTTGCCTTTACTCAAGCGGTGGGCCGGCAGTTTGCGGGAATTTATCCCGACCTCGTGCGCCGGCGGATGAATGAGCCGTGGAGCGAGGCTCAGCGGGAGGCCCAGCTGGTGCAGCGGGGGCGGTATGTCGAATACAACCTGCTGTATGACCGGGGCACGACCTTCGGCCTGAAGACGGGCGGTAATATCGAGAGCATCCTCTCATCCATGCCGCCTGTCGTGAAATGGCCCTGAAAAATCAGACTTTTTC
Protein-coding sequences here:
- the hemF gene encoding oxygen-dependent coproporphyrinogen oxidase, with the protein product MTIDTDTADFTARKARASAWFRALQEDIIARFEAIEDAAQPPLYRGAAGRFELKEWRRGDGSEDLGGGRMGLMRGKVFEKVGVHFSEVFGTFSEAFAAQIPGADKSDGRFWASGISLIAHPANPRVPAAHMNTRMLVTSEAWFGGGGDLTPLLAYQRDESFADTVDFHAAMKAACDTHPGADYAHMKEYCDTYFHLPHRHEPRGTGGIFYDRFNTGDWEQDFAFTQAVGRQFAGIYPDLVRRRMNEPWSEAQREAQLVQRGRYVEYNLLYDRGTTFGLKTGGNIESILSSMPPVVKWP